In Carassius carassius chromosome 19, fCarCar2.1, whole genome shotgun sequence, a single genomic region encodes these proteins:
- the abi2a gene encoding abl interactor 2a isoform X8, whose amino-acid sequence MAELQMLLEEEIPAGRRALLDSFTNLERVADYCESNYVQSPNKHAALEETKNYTTQSLASVAYLINTLANNVLQMLDIQASQLRRMESSINHISQTVDIHKEKVARREIGILTTNKNTSRTHKIIAPANPERPVRYIRKPIDYSTLDDIGHGVKVNTQNMKIGGLLRTTPPTQKPPSPPMPGKGTIGRHSPYRTLEPVRPPVVPNDYVPSPTRNIVPILQQSPVRTASVNQRNRTYSSGSSGGSHPSSRSSSRENSGSGSVGVPIAVPTPSPPSAFPGGPQFYSMNRPVPKQIAPTVGGSLPYRRPPSISGQTSMPPSQPNGGPYYNQNQASVAPPPPSVLQITPQLPLTGFVARVQETISDAPPPPPPSEEPVFEETQNPVPPPEGFEEEESSVVEYSDPYTEEDPPWAPQTYLEKVVAIYDYMQDKEDELSFQEGAIIYVIKKNDDGWFEGVMSGTTGLFPGNYVESIMHYTE is encoded by the exons TCTCCGAACAAGCACGCCGCTCTAGAGGAAACAAAGAACTACACCACTCAGTCACTGGCCAGTGTGGCCTACCTGATCAACACACTTGCCAACAATGTGCTCCAAATGCTGGACATCCAGGCCTCCCAGCTGCGCCGAATGGAGTCCTCCATCAACCACATCTCTCAG ACGGTGGACATCCACAAAGAAAAAGTGGCGAGGCGGGAGATAGGCATCCTCACAACCAATAAGAACACCTCCCGCACGCATAAAATCATTGCTCCAGCCAATCCCGAGAGGCCAGTGCGGTACATTCGCAAACCTATCGATTACAGCACGCTGGACGATATCGGTCACGGTGTGAAG GTCAACACCCAGAACATGAAGATTGGCGGTCTTCTTCGCACCACACCTCCCACACAGAAACCACCAAGCCCCCCAATGCCAGGCAAAGGCACCATAGG GAGACACTCCCCCTACAGAACACTTGAGCCAGTGCGGCCTCCGGTGGTACCAAATGACTATGTCCCCAGCCCCACACGCAATATAGTGCCCATTCTGCAGCAAAGTCCTGTGCGCACAGCATCTGTTAATCAGAGGAACCGCACTTACAG CAGTGGGAGCAGCGGCGGCAGTCATCCCAGCAGTCGCAGCAGCAGTCGTGAAAACAGCGGCAGCGGCAGTGTGGGTGTTCCAATCGCCGTTCCTACACCCTCTCCACCCAGCGCCTTCCCAG GTGGTCCTCAGTTCTACAGCATGAACAGGCCCGTCCCCAAACAGATCGCGCCCACAGTGGGGGGTTCGCTGCCGTATCGCCGGCCGCCCTCGATCTCGGGTCAGACTTCCATGCCCCCCAGCCAGCCGAACGGAGGGCCCTATTACAATCAGAACCAAG CCTCAGTGGCCCCCCCTCCACCCTCCGTACTGCAGATCACACCCCAGCTTCCACTGACGGGTTTTGTGGCTCGCGTACAGGAAACCA TTTCAGATGCGCCTCCCCCACCTCCCCCTTCAGAAGAGCCGGTGTTTGAGGAGACACAAAACCCAGTTCCACCTCCAGAAGGCTTTGAGGAAGAGGAGTCTTCTGTGGTGGAATACAGTGACCCTTACACTGAAGAAGACCCACCCTGGGCTCCACAAACGTACTTGGAGAAAG TGGTGGCGATCTACGACTACATGCAGGACAAGGAAGATGAATTGTCTTTCCAGGAGGGGGCCATCATTTATGTCATTAAAAAGAATGATGATGGCTGGTTTGAAGGTGTGATGAGCGGCACTACAGGTCTCTTCCCTGGAAACTACGTGGAGTCCATCATGCACTACACGGAGTGA
- the abi2a gene encoding abl interactor 2a isoform X11, whose amino-acid sequence MAELQMLLEEEIPAGRRALLDSFTNLERVADYCESNYVQSPNKHAALEETKNYTTQSLASVAYLINTLANNVLQMLDIQASQLRRMESSINHISQTVDIHKEKVARREIGILTTNKNTSRTHKIIAPANPERPVRYIRKPIDYSTLDDIGHGVKVNTQNMKIGGLLRTTPPTQKPPSPPMPGKGTIGRHSPYRTLEPVRPPVVPNDYVPSPTRNIVPILQQSPVRTASVNQRNRTYSSGSSGGSHPSSRSSSRENSGSGSVGVPIAVPTPSPPSAFPGGPQFYSMNRPVPKQIAPTVGGSLPYRRPPSISGQTSMPPSQPNGGPYYNQNQVSDAPPPPPPSEEPVFEETQNPVPPPEGFEEEESSVVEYSDPYTEEDPPWAPQTYLEKVVAIYDYMQDKEDELSFQEGAIIYVIKKNDDGWFEGVMSGTTGLFPGNYVESIMHYTE is encoded by the exons TCTCCGAACAAGCACGCCGCTCTAGAGGAAACAAAGAACTACACCACTCAGTCACTGGCCAGTGTGGCCTACCTGATCAACACACTTGCCAACAATGTGCTCCAAATGCTGGACATCCAGGCCTCCCAGCTGCGCCGAATGGAGTCCTCCATCAACCACATCTCTCAG ACGGTGGACATCCACAAAGAAAAAGTGGCGAGGCGGGAGATAGGCATCCTCACAACCAATAAGAACACCTCCCGCACGCATAAAATCATTGCTCCAGCCAATCCCGAGAGGCCAGTGCGGTACATTCGCAAACCTATCGATTACAGCACGCTGGACGATATCGGTCACGGTGTGAAG GTCAACACCCAGAACATGAAGATTGGCGGTCTTCTTCGCACCACACCTCCCACACAGAAACCACCAAGCCCCCCAATGCCAGGCAAAGGCACCATAGG GAGACACTCCCCCTACAGAACACTTGAGCCAGTGCGGCCTCCGGTGGTACCAAATGACTATGTCCCCAGCCCCACACGCAATATAGTGCCCATTCTGCAGCAAAGTCCTGTGCGCACAGCATCTGTTAATCAGAGGAACCGCACTTACAG CAGTGGGAGCAGCGGCGGCAGTCATCCCAGCAGTCGCAGCAGCAGTCGTGAAAACAGCGGCAGCGGCAGTGTGGGTGTTCCAATCGCCGTTCCTACACCCTCTCCACCCAGCGCCTTCCCAG GTGGTCCTCAGTTCTACAGCATGAACAGGCCCGTCCCCAAACAGATCGCGCCCACAGTGGGGGGTTCGCTGCCGTATCGCCGGCCGCCCTCGATCTCGGGTCAGACTTCCATGCCCCCCAGCCAGCCGAACGGAGGGCCCTATTACAATCAGAACCAAG TTTCAGATGCGCCTCCCCCACCTCCCCCTTCAGAAGAGCCGGTGTTTGAGGAGACACAAAACCCAGTTCCACCTCCAGAAGGCTTTGAGGAAGAGGAGTCTTCTGTGGTGGAATACAGTGACCCTTACACTGAAGAAGACCCACCCTGGGCTCCACAAACGTACTTGGAGAAAG TGGTGGCGATCTACGACTACATGCAGGACAAGGAAGATGAATTGTCTTTCCAGGAGGGGGCCATCATTTATGTCATTAAAAAGAATGATGATGGCTGGTTTGAAGGTGTGATGAGCGGCACTACAGGTCTCTTCCCTGGAAACTACGTGGAGTCCATCATGCACTACACGGAGTGA
- the abi2a gene encoding abl interactor 2a isoform X9 produces MAELQMLLEEEIPAGRRALLDSFTNLERVADYCESNYVQSPNKHAALEETKNYTTQSLASVAYLINTLANNVLQMLDIQASQLRRMESSINHISQTVDIHKEKVARREIGILTTNKNTSRTHKIIAPANPERPVRYIRKPIDYSTLDDIGHGVKVNTQNMKIGGLLRTTPPTQKPPSPPMPGKGTIGRHSPYRTLEPVRPPVVPNDYVPSPTRNIVPILQQSPVRTASVNQRNRTYSGSSGGSHPSSRSSSRENSGSGSVGVPIAVPTPSPPSAFPGGPQFYSMNRPVPKQIAPTVGGSLPYRRPPSISGQTSMPPSQPNGGPYYNQNQASVAPPPPSVLQITPQLPLTGFVARVQETISDAPPPPPPSEEPVFEETQNPVPPPEGFEEEESSVVEYSDPYTEEDPPWAPQTYLEKVVAIYDYMQDKEDELSFQEGAIIYVIKKNDDGWFEGVMSGTTGLFPGNYVESIMHYTE; encoded by the exons TCTCCGAACAAGCACGCCGCTCTAGAGGAAACAAAGAACTACACCACTCAGTCACTGGCCAGTGTGGCCTACCTGATCAACACACTTGCCAACAATGTGCTCCAAATGCTGGACATCCAGGCCTCCCAGCTGCGCCGAATGGAGTCCTCCATCAACCACATCTCTCAG ACGGTGGACATCCACAAAGAAAAAGTGGCGAGGCGGGAGATAGGCATCCTCACAACCAATAAGAACACCTCCCGCACGCATAAAATCATTGCTCCAGCCAATCCCGAGAGGCCAGTGCGGTACATTCGCAAACCTATCGATTACAGCACGCTGGACGATATCGGTCACGGTGTGAAG GTCAACACCCAGAACATGAAGATTGGCGGTCTTCTTCGCACCACACCTCCCACACAGAAACCACCAAGCCCCCCAATGCCAGGCAAAGGCACCATAGG GAGACACTCCCCCTACAGAACACTTGAGCCAGTGCGGCCTCCGGTGGTACCAAATGACTATGTCCCCAGCCCCACACGCAATATAGTGCCCATTCTGCAGCAAAGTCCTGTGCGCACAGCATCTGTTAATCAGAGGAACCGCACTTACAG TGGGAGCAGCGGCGGCAGTCATCCCAGCAGTCGCAGCAGCAGTCGTGAAAACAGCGGCAGCGGCAGTGTGGGTGTTCCAATCGCCGTTCCTACACCCTCTCCACCCAGCGCCTTCCCAG GTGGTCCTCAGTTCTACAGCATGAACAGGCCCGTCCCCAAACAGATCGCGCCCACAGTGGGGGGTTCGCTGCCGTATCGCCGGCCGCCCTCGATCTCGGGTCAGACTTCCATGCCCCCCAGCCAGCCGAACGGAGGGCCCTATTACAATCAGAACCAAG CCTCAGTGGCCCCCCCTCCACCCTCCGTACTGCAGATCACACCCCAGCTTCCACTGACGGGTTTTGTGGCTCGCGTACAGGAAACCA TTTCAGATGCGCCTCCCCCACCTCCCCCTTCAGAAGAGCCGGTGTTTGAGGAGACACAAAACCCAGTTCCACCTCCAGAAGGCTTTGAGGAAGAGGAGTCTTCTGTGGTGGAATACAGTGACCCTTACACTGAAGAAGACCCACCCTGGGCTCCACAAACGTACTTGGAGAAAG TGGTGGCGATCTACGACTACATGCAGGACAAGGAAGATGAATTGTCTTTCCAGGAGGGGGCCATCATTTATGTCATTAAAAAGAATGATGATGGCTGGTTTGAAGGTGTGATGAGCGGCACTACAGGTCTCTTCCCTGGAAACTACGTGGAGTCCATCATGCACTACACGGAGTGA
- the abi2a gene encoding abl interactor 2a isoform X12, which translates to MAELQMLLEEEIPAGRRALLDSFTNLERVADYCESNYVQSPNKHAALEETKNYTTQSLASVAYLINTLANNVLQMLDIQASQLRRMESSINHISQTVDIHKEKVARREIGILTTNKNTSRTHKIIAPANPERPVRYIRKPIDYSTLDDIGHGVKVNTQNMKIGGLLRTTPPTQKPPSPPMPGKGTIGRHSPYRTLEPVRPPVVPNDYVPSPTRNIVPILQQSPVRTASVNQRNRTYSGSSGGSHPSSRSSSRENSGSGSVGVPIAVPTPSPPSAFPGGPQFYSMNRPVPKQIAPTVGGSLPYRRPPSISGQTSMPPSQPNGGPYYNQNQVSDAPPPPPPSEEPVFEETQNPVPPPEGFEEEESSVVEYSDPYTEEDPPWAPQTYLEKVVAIYDYMQDKEDELSFQEGAIIYVIKKNDDGWFEGVMSGTTGLFPGNYVESIMHYTE; encoded by the exons TCTCCGAACAAGCACGCCGCTCTAGAGGAAACAAAGAACTACACCACTCAGTCACTGGCCAGTGTGGCCTACCTGATCAACACACTTGCCAACAATGTGCTCCAAATGCTGGACATCCAGGCCTCCCAGCTGCGCCGAATGGAGTCCTCCATCAACCACATCTCTCAG ACGGTGGACATCCACAAAGAAAAAGTGGCGAGGCGGGAGATAGGCATCCTCACAACCAATAAGAACACCTCCCGCACGCATAAAATCATTGCTCCAGCCAATCCCGAGAGGCCAGTGCGGTACATTCGCAAACCTATCGATTACAGCACGCTGGACGATATCGGTCACGGTGTGAAG GTCAACACCCAGAACATGAAGATTGGCGGTCTTCTTCGCACCACACCTCCCACACAGAAACCACCAAGCCCCCCAATGCCAGGCAAAGGCACCATAGG GAGACACTCCCCCTACAGAACACTTGAGCCAGTGCGGCCTCCGGTGGTACCAAATGACTATGTCCCCAGCCCCACACGCAATATAGTGCCCATTCTGCAGCAAAGTCCTGTGCGCACAGCATCTGTTAATCAGAGGAACCGCACTTACAG TGGGAGCAGCGGCGGCAGTCATCCCAGCAGTCGCAGCAGCAGTCGTGAAAACAGCGGCAGCGGCAGTGTGGGTGTTCCAATCGCCGTTCCTACACCCTCTCCACCCAGCGCCTTCCCAG GTGGTCCTCAGTTCTACAGCATGAACAGGCCCGTCCCCAAACAGATCGCGCCCACAGTGGGGGGTTCGCTGCCGTATCGCCGGCCGCCCTCGATCTCGGGTCAGACTTCCATGCCCCCCAGCCAGCCGAACGGAGGGCCCTATTACAATCAGAACCAAG TTTCAGATGCGCCTCCCCCACCTCCCCCTTCAGAAGAGCCGGTGTTTGAGGAGACACAAAACCCAGTTCCACCTCCAGAAGGCTTTGAGGAAGAGGAGTCTTCTGTGGTGGAATACAGTGACCCTTACACTGAAGAAGACCCACCCTGGGCTCCACAAACGTACTTGGAGAAAG TGGTGGCGATCTACGACTACATGCAGGACAAGGAAGATGAATTGTCTTTCCAGGAGGGGGCCATCATTTATGTCATTAAAAAGAATGATGATGGCTGGTTTGAAGGTGTGATGAGCGGCACTACAGGTCTCTTCCCTGGAAACTACGTGGAGTCCATCATGCACTACACGGAGTGA
- the abi2a gene encoding abl interactor 2a isoform X6, which translates to MAELQMLLEEEIPAGRRALLDSFTNLERVADYCESNYVQSPNKHAALEETKNYTTQSLASVAYLINTLANNVLQMLDIQASQLRRMESSINHISQTVDIHKEKVARREIGILTTNKNTSRTHKIIAPANPERPVRYIRKPIDYSTLDDIGHGVKWLLRFKVNTQNMKIGGLLRTTPPTQKPPSPPMPGKGTIGRHSPYRTLEPVRPPVVPNDYVPSPTRNIVPILQQSPVRTASVNQRNRTYSSGSSGGSHPSSRSSSRENSGSGSVGVPIAVPTPSPPSAFPGGPQFYSMNRPVPKQIAPTVGGSLPYRRPPSISGQTSMPPSQPNGGPYYNQNQASVAPPPPSVLQITPQLPLTGFVARVQETISDAPPPPPPSEEPVFEETQNPVPPPEGFEEEESSVVEYSDPYTEEDPPWAPQTYLEKVVAIYDYMQDKEDELSFQEGAIIYVIKKNDDGWFEGVMSGTTGLFPGNYVESIMHYTE; encoded by the exons TCTCCGAACAAGCACGCCGCTCTAGAGGAAACAAAGAACTACACCACTCAGTCACTGGCCAGTGTGGCCTACCTGATCAACACACTTGCCAACAATGTGCTCCAAATGCTGGACATCCAGGCCTCCCAGCTGCGCCGAATGGAGTCCTCCATCAACCACATCTCTCAG ACGGTGGACATCCACAAAGAAAAAGTGGCGAGGCGGGAGATAGGCATCCTCACAACCAATAAGAACACCTCCCGCACGCATAAAATCATTGCTCCAGCCAATCCCGAGAGGCCAGTGCGGTACATTCGCAAACCTATCGATTACAGCACGCTGGACGATATCGGTCACGGTGTGAAG TGGTTGCTTAGGTTCAAG GTCAACACCCAGAACATGAAGATTGGCGGTCTTCTTCGCACCACACCTCCCACACAGAAACCACCAAGCCCCCCAATGCCAGGCAAAGGCACCATAGG GAGACACTCCCCCTACAGAACACTTGAGCCAGTGCGGCCTCCGGTGGTACCAAATGACTATGTCCCCAGCCCCACACGCAATATAGTGCCCATTCTGCAGCAAAGTCCTGTGCGCACAGCATCTGTTAATCAGAGGAACCGCACTTACAG CAGTGGGAGCAGCGGCGGCAGTCATCCCAGCAGTCGCAGCAGCAGTCGTGAAAACAGCGGCAGCGGCAGTGTGGGTGTTCCAATCGCCGTTCCTACACCCTCTCCACCCAGCGCCTTCCCAG GTGGTCCTCAGTTCTACAGCATGAACAGGCCCGTCCCCAAACAGATCGCGCCCACAGTGGGGGGTTCGCTGCCGTATCGCCGGCCGCCCTCGATCTCGGGTCAGACTTCCATGCCCCCCAGCCAGCCGAACGGAGGGCCCTATTACAATCAGAACCAAG CCTCAGTGGCCCCCCCTCCACCCTCCGTACTGCAGATCACACCCCAGCTTCCACTGACGGGTTTTGTGGCTCGCGTACAGGAAACCA TTTCAGATGCGCCTCCCCCACCTCCCCCTTCAGAAGAGCCGGTGTTTGAGGAGACACAAAACCCAGTTCCACCTCCAGAAGGCTTTGAGGAAGAGGAGTCTTCTGTGGTGGAATACAGTGACCCTTACACTGAAGAAGACCCACCCTGGGCTCCACAAACGTACTTGGAGAAAG TGGTGGCGATCTACGACTACATGCAGGACAAGGAAGATGAATTGTCTTTCCAGGAGGGGGCCATCATTTATGTCATTAAAAAGAATGATGATGGCTGGTTTGAAGGTGTGATGAGCGGCACTACAGGTCTCTTCCCTGGAAACTACGTGGAGTCCATCATGCACTACACGGAGTGA